A window from Bordetella petrii encodes these proteins:
- a CDS encoding ATP phosphoribosyltransferase regulatory subunit — MGNWLLPESLADVLPAEARRIEELRRELLDLYRTYGFELVAPPLVEYIDSLLSGTGSDLNLRTCKLIDQLSGRTLGVRADMTPQVTRIDAHLLNRAGVTRLCYCGNVLHARPADLLSSRELLQIGAEIYGHAGFEADLEIISLVLDTAATAGLRQTRLDLCHPGVVRAILDADPAAAACVEDIILLLREKDVPGLAELARRDCGIRPDTVAALQRLPGLYGGPDVLKQARRDLPLLPGVAAALDALQAVIDAMPDVTLGVDLADIGGYGYHSGVTFALYAEGWHDALVSGGRYDDVSRAFGRARPATGFSLDLRKLARGLPPAGRARAVRAPWGQDAALAAAVRQLRRAGEIVVQVLPGHEQSQDEFICDRELALQDGAWTLRTL, encoded by the coding sequence ATGGGTAACTGGTTGCTGCCCGAGAGCCTCGCCGACGTGCTTCCCGCCGAGGCCCGGCGCATCGAGGAACTGCGCCGCGAACTTCTCGACCTTTACCGTACATACGGCTTCGAGCTGGTCGCGCCACCCTTGGTCGAGTACATCGATTCGTTGCTGTCCGGCACCGGCAGCGACCTGAATCTGCGCACCTGCAAGCTGATCGACCAGCTGTCCGGCCGTACCCTGGGGGTGCGGGCCGACATGACCCCGCAAGTCACCCGCATCGACGCCCACCTGCTCAACCGGGCCGGCGTCACGCGCCTGTGCTATTGCGGCAATGTGCTGCATGCGCGGCCGGCCGACCTGCTGTCCAGCCGCGAGCTGTTGCAGATCGGCGCCGAAATCTACGGCCACGCAGGCTTCGAGGCCGACCTCGAAATCATCTCGCTGGTGCTCGACACCGCGGCCACCGCGGGCTTGCGCCAGACGCGACTCGACCTCTGCCACCCGGGCGTGGTGCGGGCCATTCTCGATGCCGATCCCGCCGCTGCCGCCTGTGTCGAAGACATCATCCTGCTGCTGCGCGAAAAAGACGTGCCGGGCCTGGCCGAGCTGGCGCGGCGCGACTGCGGCATCCGCCCCGACACCGTTGCCGCCCTGCAGCGCCTGCCCGGCCTGTACGGCGGCCCCGATGTGCTCAAACAGGCCCGCCGCGACCTGCCCCTGCTGCCCGGCGTGGCGGCGGCGCTCGACGCGCTGCAGGCCGTCATCGACGCCATGCCCGACGTCACGCTGGGCGTCGACCTGGCCGACATCGGCGGCTACGGCTACCACTCGGGCGTCACCTTCGCGCTGTACGCCGAAGGCTGGCACGATGCGCTGGTCAGCGGCGGCCGCTACGACGACGTCAGCCGGGCTTTCGGGCGGGCGCGTCCCGCCACCGGTTTCAGCCTCGACCTGCGCAAGCTGGCGCGCGGGCTGCCGCCGGCCGGCCGGGCCCGCGCCGTGCGCGCGCCCTGGGGGCAGGATGCCGCCCTGGCCGCCGCGGTGCGCCAGCTGCGCCGCGCGGGCGAAATTGTCGTCCAGGTGCTGCCCGGCCACGAGCAAAGCCAGGATGAGTTCATCTGCGATCGCGAACTGGCGCTGCAAGACGGCGCCTGGACGCTTCGGACGTTGTAA
- the hflC gene encoding protease modulator HflC gives MQRFMPILVGLLLVLAALSSCVFIVRERDYALVFSLGEVRKVISEPGLYFKAPPPFQNVVTIDKRILTIESSDAERIQTSEKKNLLIDSYVKWRIADPRLYYVTFGGNERAAQERLQAQIRDALNASVNVRTVKEVVSAERDKIMSEILTTVAKRAEPLGVEVVDVRLRRIEFAPEISESVYRRMEAERTRVANELRSIGAAESEKIRAEADRQREVILAEAYAKAQTVMGQGDAEASGIYAAAFGKNPDFYTFYKSLEAYRSSFSNSSDVLVVDPSSEYFQYLKSSTGQAAPAK, from the coding sequence ATGCAACGTTTCATGCCCATCCTGGTCGGCCTCCTGCTGGTGCTGGCCGCCCTGTCTTCCTGCGTATTCATCGTGCGCGAGCGCGACTACGCCCTGGTGTTCTCGCTGGGCGAGGTGCGCAAGGTCATCAGCGAGCCCGGCCTGTACTTCAAGGCCCCGCCGCCGTTCCAGAACGTCGTCACCATCGACAAGCGCATTCTCACCATCGAGTCGAGCGACGCCGAGCGCATCCAGACTTCCGAAAAAAAGAACCTGCTGATCGATTCCTACGTCAAGTGGCGCATCGCCGATCCCCGGCTGTATTACGTCACCTTCGGCGGCAACGAGCGCGCGGCGCAAGAGCGCCTGCAGGCGCAGATCCGCGACGCGCTCAACGCCTCGGTCAACGTGCGTACCGTCAAAGAAGTCGTGTCGGCCGAGCGCGACAAGATCATGAGCGAAATCCTCACCACGGTCGCCAAGCGCGCCGAACCGCTGGGCGTGGAAGTGGTCGACGTGCGGCTGCGCCGCATCGAGTTCGCGCCCGAGATCTCCGAATCGGTCTATCGCCGCATGGAGGCCGAGCGTACCCGCGTGGCCAATGAACTGCGCTCGATCGGCGCGGCCGAAAGCGAGAAAATCCGCGCTGAAGCCGACCGCCAGCGCGAAGTCATCCTGGCCGAGGCCTATGCCAAGGCACAGACCGTCATGGGGCAGGGCGATGCCGAGGCCAGCGGCATTTATGCGGCCGCCTTCGGCAAGAATCCCGACTTCTACACGTTCTACAAGAGCCTGGAAGCCTACCGGTCGTCGTTCTCGAATTCCAGCGACGTGCTGGTGGTCGACCCCAGCTCGGAATACTTCCAGTACCTGAAAAGCTCCACCGGCCAGGCCGCGCCGGCCAAGTAG